In Ostrea edulis chromosome 10, xbOstEdul1.1, whole genome shotgun sequence, one genomic interval encodes:
- the LOC125665643 gene encoding neurogenic differentiation factor 1-like, whose translation MPIKLDSIVMDTDPEFSLTGSEFEDADIDDLSDINESDFDQCSIKSSDSAQRPDVIDDKAPKTTKDELKVPKKRGPKKKRMTKARVAKLRLRRVKANARERNRMHGLNDALDILRQHVPCYSKNQKLSKIETLRLARNYIGALADILKSGMKPDSISFAKALSKGLSQNTMNLVAGGLQLNPRTLLPESSYGKPFQFYYNNTYHIPHDGNQFSNVYNMQSFTQPSPSTAISASVSPNQMLSYSSHINSSGRDLACQVSPTSIGYNASRDASPIQVPKTGVPSLQVEAVTSTNFMRCDSTVESYICGMNGRNLNNNRIYQQGHVTSSQDCSPYIMLDEITEFQPDSTENPELNIISAASNLFDVTG comes from the coding sequence ATGCCGATAAAGCTTGATTCAATAGTTATGGATACAGACCCCGAGTTCAGTcttaccggaagtgaatttgAAGATGCAGACATCGATGATTTATCGGATATCAATGAAAGCGATTTTGACCAATGTAGTATCAAATCGTCCGACAGTGCACAACGGCCCGATGTCATAGATGATAAGGCGCCAAAAACAACCAAGGATGAACTTAAAGTGCCGAAAAAACGGGGCCCAAAAAAGAAGAGAATGACTAAAGCTCGCGTGGCAAAACTCCGCTTGCGAAGAGTAAAAGCTAATGCGAGGGAGCGTAATCGAATGCATGGACTTAACGATGCGCTAGACATTTTGAGACAACATGTGCCTTGTTATTCAAAAAACCAAAAGCTTTCCAAAATAGAAACCCTCCGTCTCGCAAGAAATTACATCGGTGCCTTAgcagatattttgaaatcaggAATGAAACCAGATTCCATTTCGTTCGCCAAAGCTTTGTCAAAGGGGTTATCTCAAAACACGATGAATCTAGTCGCCGGAGGCCTTCAGTTGAACCCCAGGACGCTCCTTCCCGAGTCATCCTATGGAAAACCGTTTCAGTTTTACTACAACAATACGTATCACATTCCGCACGACGGGAACCAGTTTTCTAATGTTTACAATATGCAGTCTTTTACCCAACCATCTCCAAGCACTGCAATAAGTGCCTCTGTTTCGCCAAATCAAATGCTTTCTTATTCATCCCATATCAATTCGTCTGGACGAGATCTCGCTTGTCAAGTATCACCCACGTCTATTGGTTACAATGCGTCACGTGATGCAAGTCCCATCCAAGTCCCCAAAACTGGTGTGCCTTCTCTTCAGGTCGAGGCTGTTACGTCTACAAATTTTATGAGATGTGACAGCACAGTTGAGTCCTACATCTGTGGTATGAACGGTAGAAATCTGAACAATAACAGAATTTACCAACAAGGTCATGTGACGTCATCTCAGGATTGCAGTCCCTACATTATGCTGGATGAAATAACAGAGTTCCAACCGGATTCGACCGAAAATCCCGAATTAAACATTATCAGTGCAGCTTCAAACTTGTTTGACGTCACCGGTTAG
- the LOC125666476 gene encoding protein singed-like: MSSFEWVIGIVNVENKYLTAEGYGNKINAGGSALRRKQKWTVEFHDEETIYIRSYARNYISVNRLGTVTCEARERGEDEKFRLEYATDGSARWAFRSSKYKYFLSGTEDQINCLAKTASEEELSLWYTPFAMHPQVTLLSMLGKKYAIADHDHVRLLGIKAWGSQALLTMEFDRGKYRFKTTDNRYLSKDGSLVKTPGDDTLFGIEVHLSNDKSLKGLAFQDNDGRYLSATGPSGILKTKYKVLRKEEFFRLQECHLQVAIRGAGGKMASVGMEVMLKRMTQGPSKSEIFQLEYIGETQKWTIETYDGTFWAVGNDGRIMVNTNTREKNNMFEILWLSNGMASIKGSNGKRLVSKGTGNLVAGVPENAQDEGFQIRILNRPVIVFRCEFGFIGIKTSAGSNKDEYICTKAYPSVITLDQLDDGKYSLQSENGKYWCINPQIGGHPSIKAISNVPIPFVLEFRDTSMVTIMAVNGRYLTCDQIGHFHASAIEPGLNCMLYC; the protein is encoded by the exons ATGAGCTCATTCGAATGGGTCATTGGCATTGTTAATGTGGAAAATAAATATCTTACCGCGGAAGGATACGGAAATAAAATCAACGCCGGCGGCTCTGCTCTTCGTCGAAAACAGAAATGGACAGTAGAATTTCACGATGAGGAAACCATCTACATTCGTAGCTATGCTAGAAATTACATTTCCGTAAATCGCTTAGGAACAGTAACATGTGAAGCCAGGGAACGTGGAGAGGACGAAAAATTCCGCTTGGAGTACGCCACAGACGGATCCGCGCGTTGGGCATTTCGAAgcagtaaatataaatattttctatcaGGTACTGAAGACCAAATAAATTGTCTTGCCAAAACCGCATCAGAGGAAGAACTCTCACTGTGGTATACCCCATTTGCCATGCATCCACAAGTCACGCTGCTTTCAATGTTGGGCAAGAAATACGCAATAGCTGATCATGACCACGTCCGTTTGCTCGGAATAAAAGCCTGGGGGTCCCAAGCTTTACTCACCATGGAATTCGATCGTGGGAAGTATCGATTTAAAACTACCGATAATCGATATCTCAGTAAGGATGGGTCGTTGGTGAAAACACCGGGTGACGATACCCTCTTTGGTATCGAAGTCCACCTGAGTAACGACAAATCGTTGAAAGGGTTGGCTTTCCAAGACAATGATGGCAGATATTTGTCGGCTACAGGCCCCTCGGGAATACTCAAAACCAAATACAAGGTTCTGAGGAAGGAGGAGTTTTTTCGGTTGCAAGAATGTCATCTTCAGGTGGCAATCCGTGGAGCCGGAGGAAAGATGGCGTCCGTTGGGATGGAAGTCATGTTGAAGAGAATGACCCAAGGCCCGAGTAAATCGGAAATCTTTCAA TTGGAATACATTGGTGAGACGCAGAAATGGACCATTGAAACATACGATGGAACATTCTGGGCAGTAGGTAACGATGGCCGGATAATGGTAAACACCAACACACGAGAGAAAAATAATATGTTTGAAATCCTGTGGCTGTCCAATGGAATGGCCAGCATTAAAGGGTCAAATGGCAAACGTTTAGTTAGCAAAGGAACCGGTAATCTTGTCGCTGGTGTCCCTGAAAATGCGCAAGACGAAGGCTTCCAGATCCGGATTTTGAATCGTCCAGTAATTGTTTTCCGATGTGAGTTCGGGTTTATCGGGATAAAGACTTCCGCCGGAAGTAACAAAGATGAGTACATCTGCACTAAGGCGTATCCCAGCGTCATTACCCTAGATCAACTGGACGATGGCAAATACAGTCTTCAAAGcgaaaatggaaaatattggTGCATCAACCCACAGATTGGGGGACATCCTTCTATAAAAGCTATCAGTAATGTGCCTATTCCATTTGTTTTAGAATTTCGAGATACTTCCATGGTGACAATTATGGCGGTTAATGGTCGATATTTAACTTGTGATCAGATTGGTCACTTTCATGCGTCAGCAATAGAACCGGGACTGAACTGCATGCTCTATTGCTGA
- the LOC125665854 gene encoding protein singed-like → MSSNNFFEWRIGIMNVEEKYLTAEGYGNKINACGTALRQKQTWTVEFHEDETIYIRSYARYFISVDRLGTVTCDAKERGENEKFLLEYATDGSSRWAFRNKKQKYFLAGTEDKIDCLAKKATDEDLSLWYAPFAMHPQVTLFALMGKKFAIADSTNVCVTGSKAWGASALFTMEFHCGKYRFKTADNRYVCKDGSIVDTHDKDTLFGIEIHLSDDKSLKGLTFKDNEGRYLSTSGPSGKLRAHQKVLRKEALFLLQECHPQVTIVGTGGKIASVGLEVMLKNMPQGPTKSELFQLEYQSKKKKWTIETYDGTFWTTGKNGRIEANTETVSDDSLFEILWLSNGMASIKGSNGKRLVSKGTGNLVANFPEDEDDKGFQIRILNRPVIVFRCEFGFIGIKTSAGSNKDEYICTKAYPSVITLDQLDDGRYSLQSENGKYWCINLQTGGHPTIKANSAEPVPFVLEFRDTSALTILAPNDRYMIYDKVGHFHAAATELGPKCMLYC, encoded by the exons ATGAGTTCTAATAACTTTTTTGAATGGAGGATCGGCATCATGAATGTCGAAGAGAAATATCTCACAGCAGAAGGATACGGAAATAAGATAAATGCTTGCGGAACGGCTCTTCGCCAAAAACAAACATGGACGGTAGAATTCCATGAGGATGAAACCATCTACATCCGAAGTTACGccagatattttatttctgtggATCGTCTTGGTACCGTGACGTGTGATGCCAAGGAACGAGGAGAAAACGAAAAATTCCTACTAGAATACGCCACCGATGGATCCTCGCGTTGGGCTTTTCGAAATAAgaaacagaaatattttctgGCAGGGACGGAGGATAAAATTGACTGCCTTGCCAAAAAAGCAACCGATGAAGACCTCTCGTTATGGTACGCACCATTTGCCATGCATCCGCAAGTTACGCTGTTTGCTTTGATGGGCAAAAAATTTGCAATAGCTGACTCTACGAATGTCTGCGTTACCGGGAGCAAAGCGTGGGGGGCATCAGCTCTGTTTACAATGGAATTTCACTGCGGCAAATATCGATTCAAAACCGCTGATAATCGATATGTCTGTAAGGACGGATCGATAGTCGATACTCACGACAAAGATACGCTTTTTGGTATCGAGATTCACCTGAGCGATGATAAGTCACTTAAAGGACTGACATTCAAAGATAACGAGGGCCGGTATCTATCAACGAGTGGTCCATCAGGGAAACTGAGAGCCCATCAGAAGGTTTTAAGAAAAGAAGCTCTGTTCCTGCTGCAGGAATGTCACCCTCAAGTGACGATCGTGGGGACTGGGGGGAAAATAGCATCCGTCGGGTTGGAGGTGATGTTGAAGAATATGCCACAAGGACCAACAAAGTCAGAATTATTCCAG TTAGAGTATCAGAGCAAAAAGAAGAAATGGACCATTGAAACATACGACGGAACATTCTGGACAACGGGTAAAAATGGTCGAATAGAGGCAAATACAGAAACAGTGTCGGATGACAGTTTATTTGAAATCCTGTGGCTGTCCAATGGAATGGCCAGCATTAAAGGGTCAAATGGCAAACGTTTAGTTAGCAAAGGAACCGGTAATCTTGTCGCTAACTTTCCGGAAGATGAAGACGACAAAGGCTTCCAAATCCGGATTTTGAATCGTCCAGTAATTGTTTTCCGATGTGAATTCGGATTTATCGGAATAAAGACTTCCGCCGGAAGTAACAAAGATGAGTACATCTGCACCAAGGCGTATCCCAGCGTCATTACCCTAGATCAACTGGATGACGGCAGATACAGTCTCCAGAgcgaaaacggaaaatattggtgCATCAATCTTCAAACTGGGGGCCACCCAACGATAAAAGCAAACAGTGCGGAGCCTGTTCCATTTGTTCTGGAATTTCGAGATACTTCCGCTTTGACAATTTTGGCGCCTAATGACCgatatatgatttatgataaaGTTGGTCATTTTCATGCGGCAGCCACTGAACTGGGTCCGAAATGCATGCTTTATTGTTGA